A genomic stretch from Arachis stenosperma cultivar V10309 chromosome 3, arast.V10309.gnm1.PFL2, whole genome shotgun sequence includes:
- the LOC130969050 gene encoding probable inactive ATP-dependent zinc metalloprotease FTSHI 1, chloroplastic, protein MNILSPPNKPFSTYHGTWNPLLSNHRNRNLPKQFLLRRSLTVQRKSNSNSSKISGASSDDFVSRVLKENPSQVQPKYLVGDKFVTLKEKENLGRKFNVGIFDVLSKRLQSLKHQKKGEGTENEAQNQALEEKDSVHLRDLLKEYRGKLYVPEQVFGPELSEEEEFNKNVQSLPRISIEDFQKAMSKDKVKSITSKGDTAQFLSSGYRDYIVELKEIPGDKRLHITKWVLKLENSEAEEILEGYTGPRYEIERHNTYWVGKIPEYPHPVASSISSRMMAELAVVTFLVSVAAVLVSGFLAAAVFAASTFVFLACFYVAWPIAQPFVKLFFGIAFAILEKIGDAIVDFFADGGIFSKFYEIYTFGGISASLDALKPILIVVLTMVLLVRFTLSRRPKNFRKWDLWQGIDFSRSKAEARVDGSTGVKFCDVAGIDEAVEELQELVRYLKNPELFDKMGIKPPHGVLLEGPPGCGKTLVAKAIAGEAGVPFYQMAGSEFVEVLVGVGSARIRDLFKRAKVNKPSVIFIDEIDALATRRQGIFKESSDQLYNAATQERETTLNQLLIELDGFDTGKGVIFLAATNRKDLLDPALLRPGRFDRKIRIRPPGAKGRLDILKIHASKVKMSDSVDLSSYAQNLPGWTGAKLAQLVQEAALVAVRKRHNSILQSDMDDAVDRLTVGPKRVGIELGYQGQCRRATTEVGVALTSHLLRRYENAIVECCDRISIVPRGQTLSQLVFHRLDDEAYMFEREPQLLHRLQVLLGGRAAEEVIYGRDTSKASVDYLASASWLARKILTIWNLENPMVIHGEPPPWRKSARFVGPRLDFEGSLYDDYNLIEPPLNFKLDDEVAERTEELIRKMYGKTVSLLGSHHAALLKAIKVLLNQKEISGEELDFILNNYPPQTPVRVLEEEDDPGYLPFPKEQVRDLEFALQSQSKEEAV, encoded by the exons ATGAACATTCTCTCCCCACCCAACAAGCCCTTCTCCACCTACCATGGAACCTGGAATCCATTGCTCTCCAACCATCGCAATAGGAACCTTCCAAAGCAGTTTCTCCTCCGTAGGTCGCTCACAGTGCAGCGTAAATCCAATTCCAACTCCTCTAAGATCAGCGGTGCCAGCTCGGACGATTTTGTGAGCAGAGTTTTGAAGGAGAACCCAAGCCAAGTGCAACCCAAGTACCTAGTTGGTGACAAGTTCGTTactttgaaagaaaaagagaatttGGGTAGAAAGTTCAATGTGGGTATCTTTGATGTGTTGTCCAAGAGGTTGCAGAGCTTGAAGCATCAGAAAAAGGGTGAGGGAACTGAGAATGAGGCTCAAAATCAAGCCTTGGAAGAGAAAGATTCTGTGCACTTGAGAGACTTGCTTAAGGAGTATAGAGGGAAGCTTTATGTGCCTGAGCAAGTTTTTGGCCCTGAGTTGTCagaagaggaagagttcaaTAAAAATGTGCAGTCTTTGCCCAGAATTAGCATTGAAGATTTTCAGAAAGCTATGAGTAAAGACAAGGTTAAGTCAATAACTTCAAAGGGAGATACGGCTCAGTTCTTGAGCAGTGGTTATAGGGACTACATTGTGGAGTTGAAGGAAATTCCTGGTGATAAACGCTTGCACATAACCAAATG GGTTCTTAAACTGGAGAATAGTGAAGCTGAAGAGATCTTGGAGGGCTACACTGGACCACGATATGAGATAGAGAGGCATAATACG TATTGGGTAGGAAAAATACCTGAGTACCCACATCCTGTTGCATCTTCCATATCTAGCAGAATGATGGCTGAACTTGCGGTGGTGACATTTTTAGTCAGTGTTGCAGCAGTTCTAGTTAGTGGCTTCCTTGCAGCAGCAGTATTTGCTGCTAGCACTTTTGTATTCTTGGCTTGTTTCTACGTCGCATGGCCTATTGCCCAACCGTTTGTCAAGCTTTTCTTTGGAATTGCTTTTGCAATTTTGGAGAAGATTGGGGATGCCATTGTTGATTTTTTTGCTGATGGTGGCATTTTCTCCAAGTTTTATGAGATTTACACTTTTGGTGGCATATCTGCCAGCCTCGATGCTTTGAAACCAATTCTGATTGTTGTTTTGACTATGGTCCTTCTTGTTCGTTTCACCCTTTCAAGAAGGCCTAAGAACTTCAGGAAGTGG GATCTTTGGCAGGGAATAGACTTCTCAAGATCAAAAGCTGAAGCTCGTGTTGAT GGTTCAACTGGAGTTAAGTTTTGTGATGTGGCTGGAATTGATGAAGCAGTAGAGGAACTTCAAGAG TTGGTGAGATATCTAAAAAATCCTGAGCTATTTGATAAGATGGGAATCAAGCCTCCACATGGTGTTCTTCTGGAGGGCCCTCCTGGATGTGGCAAG ACCTTGGTAGCCAAGGCTATAGCTGGTGAAGCTGGTGTACCATTTTACCAGATGGCTGGATCAGAATTTGTGGAAGTCTTAGTTGGTGTTGGCTCTGCACGAATTAGGGATTTATTTAAAAGAGCCAAG GTAAATAAGCCATCAGTTATATTCATAGATGAAATTGATGCACTGGCAACAAG GCGTCAAGGAATTTTCAAAGAGTCCTCAGATCAACTTTATAATGCGGCTACCCAGGAAAGAGAAACTACGTTAAACCAATTGTTGATAGAGCTTGATGGTTTTGATACTGGAAAGGGTGTCATATTTCTAGCTGCCACAAATCGTAAGGATTTGTTGGATCCTGCACTTCTTCGTCCAGGTCGCTTTGATCGCAAG ATCAGGATTCGCCCTCCGGGTGCGAAAGGAAGActtgatattttgaaaattcatgctAGCAAAGTAAAAATGTCAGATTCTGTCGATTTATCCAGCTATGCGCAGAACCTACCAG GATGGACTGGAGCAAAATTGGCACAACTGGTCCAAGAGGCTGCTCTTGTGGCTGTCAGGAAACGGCATAACTCCATTCTTCAGTCAGATATGGATGATGCAGTTGATAGACTTACAGTAGGACCTAAACGTGTTGGAATAGAGTTGGGATATCAAGGACAATGTCGTAGAGCTACTACTGAAGTGGGAGTTGCATTGACTTCTCATCTGCTCCGGCGATATGAGAATGCAATAGTTGAATGCTGTGATCGCATCTCAATAGTACCTCGTGGTCAG ACATTATCTCAGTTGGTATTTCATCGACTTGACGACGAAGCATATATGTTTGAACGTGAGCCTCAGCTGCTGCATCGCCTTCAG GTTTTGCTCGGAGGTAGAGCTGCTGAGGAGGTCATCTATGGACGTGACACATCGAAAGCCTCAGTTGACTACCTTGCAAGTGCATCCTGGCTTGCTCGCAAAATATTAACTAT ATGGAATTTGGAGAATCCAATGGTCATACACGGAGAACCGCCTCCTTGGAGGAAGAGTGCTAGATTTGTCGGCCCTAGGCTGGATTTCGAGGGGTCTCTCTATGACGACTACAACTTGATTGAACCCCCGCTAAATTTTAAGCTGGACGATGAAGTTGCAGAGAGGACTGAAGAGCTGATACGTAAAATGTATGGAAAGACGGTGTCTCTCCTTGGAAGCCATCATGCGGCTTTGCTCAAAGCTATAAAG GTTCTTCTCAACCAGAAGGAGATCAGTGGTGAAGAACTAGACTTCATTTTGAACAATTACCCCCCACAAACACCAGTTCGCGTTCTGGAGGAGGAAGATGATCCTGGCTACCTTCCTTTCCCCAAAGAACAAGTTCGTGATTTGGAGTTTGCCTTACAATCTCAGTCAAAGGAGGAAGCCGTATGA